TTTTGGCTTCCTGTCCACGATCCCTGTAGGAATCAGTATGGAAGGGATCGACGAACTCATGAAAAAGATCTATTTTTACCCTGTAGTGGGAGCCGTACTCGGGCTTCTGATAGGGATAATTTCATATATAGGACAGCTTATATTTCCGGATTCTGTCCTGGCAGCTCTTATCATGGGAATCGTATATTACTTTACAGGCTTTAACCACCTTGATGGAGTCACGGACATGGGAGATGGCTTTATGGCCCACGGATCCCGTGAGAAAAAGATCAAAGCCTTAAAAGACACAACCCTCGGGACAGGAGGAGTTGCTTTCGGCATGCTTGTACTGCTCGCCTTTTACAGTTCCATAAGATCTGTGCAGGAAGAAGGAATTACCGCTTTTGGTTCAAACCTTCCGCTCCTTATGTTTGCATCCATGTTTATAGCGGAAGTCAGCGCCAAGCAGTCTATGTTAACAATTGCAGCTTTTGGAAAACCGCTCCCACGGCCGAAGGAGCAGACTTACCCTGGCCTGGGAGAAATGACAATAAACGGAGCAACTCGAAAAAATTACCTGATAGGATTTATTTTCGGAGCGGTTGTATGCTTCCTGCCCTTTGGGCTAATAGGACTGCTTCCATATCTTGCAGCATGCATCTCTGCTCTGGTACTCCTTAACAGGAGTTATGCCCACTTTGGAGGCTTAAACGGCGACGGAATCGGTACGGCTAACGAGATTGGAAGGATAACTGCCCTGATTGTTATCGCAGTTCTCCTCAAACTTTCATCAAACACCGGAGGTTTAGAATGGACGCTATTGTAATGGCAGGAGGGTTCGGGCAGAGGCTTGGGATGGGGGAAAAGCCCTGCGTTGAACTGCTCGGAAAGCCGCTCATTACCTATGTAATAGATACCCTTAGATCTGCAAAAAATATAGACCGCGTTTTCGTAGCGGTCTCCCCTGTTACCCCGAAAACCGAAATTATGATCCAGGAACGCTATAAAGGAGAGGTTCAGGTAATCAGGACCTTTGGCGGGAACTATGTAGGAGACATGATTCACGCAGTGGAAACTGCAAATACGACAGGTCCGGTAATGATTATCATGTCCGATCTACCTTTGATAAATCCTGAACTTATTGATTCGGTAATCGAGAAGTACAGGGAAGAAGGAAAACCTGCACTTTCCGTTTATGTCCCTATCAATGTCTGCAAAGGAGCAGGGACCAGGCCTGATACTGTATTTAACAAGGATGGAAAACTTATCGTGCCCGCGGGAGTAAATATCCTTGACAGTTCTCAAATCAGGAACGAACAGGAAGACTTTAATCTCATACTTGATAATCCCAGACTAGCAATAAACGTAAATACCGTTAAAGACCTGCAGCGCTGCAAAGATTTGCTGCAGTGCTCAAACTAAAATTTGCTAGAGGTGTCATAGATTCTATCCTTAAAAAACCTGATATTGAGCCGTGATGGGAAAAAAATTCTGCGTGGAATCAACCTTGAGGTAGGTGACCGTGAAATTCACAGCATCATAGGCGCAAATGGTGCAGGAAAAAGTACACTTGCCTATACCCTGATGGGGCTCCAGGGTTATGAACATGAGGAAGGCAGCATCATTTTTAACGGGGAAGATGTTGCAGCACTTTCGATAACGGAACGTGCAAGAAAAGGCATAACCCTTGCCTGGCAGGAGCCAGCCCGCTTTGAGGGGCTAAAGGTCAGAGATTACCTCGCAATAGGGGCAAGAGGTAACGGCGGAATCACGGAAGAAGAAATAAAGGAAGCCCTCAGAAAAGTCGATCTGAAACCCGAGAAATACCTTAACAGAGAAGTGGGCGAAGCGCTGAGTGGGGGCGAAAGGAAACGTATCGAGCTTGCCTCTATTATTACCATGAAGCCGAAACTTGCAGTCCTTGATGAGCCGGATTCCGGAATTGATGTGGTCTCACTAAAAGAAATTGTTTCCCTGATCCGGACTCTCAAAGAAAACGGCTCGTCAGTGCTCGTTATTACACACAGGGAAGAGATTGCAGCCGCCTCGGATAAAGCATCCCTGATGTGTGAAGGG
The genomic region above belongs to Methanosarcina horonobensis HB-1 = JCM 15518 and contains:
- the cobS gene encoding adenosylcobinamide-GDP ribazoletransferase, with translation MNSYLLAFKSGFGFLSTIPVGISMEGIDELMKKIYFYPVVGAVLGLLIGIISYIGQLIFPDSVLAALIMGIVYYFTGFNHLDGVTDMGDGFMAHGSREKKIKALKDTTLGTGGVAFGMLVLLAFYSSIRSVQEEGITAFGSNLPLLMFASMFIAEVSAKQSMLTIAAFGKPLPRPKEQTYPGLGEMTINGATRKNYLIGFIFGAVVCFLPFGLIGLLPYLAACISALVLLNRSYAHFGGLNGDGIGTANEIGRITALIVIAVLLKLSSNTGGLEWTLL
- a CDS encoding NTP transferase domain-containing protein; this encodes MDAIVMAGGFGQRLGMGEKPCVELLGKPLITYVIDTLRSAKNIDRVFVAVSPVTPKTEIMIQERYKGEVQVIRTFGGNYVGDMIHAVETANTTGPVMIIMSDLPLINPELIDSVIEKYREEGKPALSVYVPINVCKGAGTRPDTVFNKDGKLIVPAGVNILDSSQIRNEQEDFNLILDNPRLAINVNTVKDLQRCKDLLQCSN
- a CDS encoding ABC transporter ATP-binding protein, with translation MSRDGKKILRGINLEVGDREIHSIIGANGAGKSTLAYTLMGLQGYEHEEGSIIFNGEDVAALSITERARKGITLAWQEPARFEGLKVRDYLAIGARGNGGITEEEIKEALRKVDLKPEKYLNREVGEALSGGERKRIELASIITMKPKLAVLDEPDSGIDVVSLKEIVSLIRTLKENGSSVLVITHREEIAAASDKASLMCEGVILRSGDPVEISEFFKNRCIPCDSRVSPPKVA